One stretch of Psilocybe cubensis strain MGC-MH-2018 chromosome 6, whole genome shotgun sequence DNA includes these proteins:
- a CDS encoding Hsp90 co-chaperone Cdc37, with protein sequence MPLNYSKWDQLELSDDSDIEGHPNVDKKSLIRWKQRDIHEKREMRKHKIQTLKAQIACNKVLLPRITEIEETLKNPPSDMTAPAYFSQLVEKLRTNPSRDCPPGNDPNKLEHTYDGMLLSLLTMVSEKSKEKLKEGHYAGEDIAQKLAKELAAEMGTHVKQLGETIERDQKELEEEEREQKKHITMDDLHDGFESKYVPPIPAPAPLAPVKPEKAKGKKKETTTTIEVLNPKAGESSTSAPAQEETSDNEDEEGLPELTPSLEAFSKIAVGDYEKSFEFIQKHRDVYVPGAADALLVAAFTAQGDGKTKYARQCVHQSLLIQYCEKLGRDGVGLFFKKMVSGDKRALKVFVDDFEKTYEHLANRVKVTKEEQNQAREQIQLVAENPDTIISFNVPEGPPPETLVLEGPGTEGMDVEEVRKALQFRWDVFESFAPEMKEALKSNKLEAVNKVLGEMDVAEAEALVGSLDMAGILNFAEGGIRDETGQ encoded by the exons ATGCCTTTGAACTATTCAAAGTGGGATCAACTCGAA TTGTCTGATGACTCGGATATTGAGGGTCACCCTAATGTTGACAAGAAATCGCTGATTAG ATGGAAGCAACGCGATATTCACGAGAAGCGCGAAATGCGCAAACATAAAATACAAACGTTGAAAGCGCAGATCGCATGCAACAAAGTTCTCTTGCCACGAATTACGGAGATTGAGGAGACACTCAAGAATCCACCTTCAGATATGACTGCTCCTGCGTATTTCAGTCAGCTTGTAGAGAAGCTTCGTACCAACCCCTCTCGTGATTGTCCTCCAGGAAATGACCCAAACAAACTCGAACATACCTACGATGGCATGCTCCTGAGTCTTTTAACGATGGTCAGCGAGAAGTCGAAGGAGAAGTTAAAGGAAGGACACTATGCAGGGGAAGACATTGCACAGAAACTGGCTAAGGAGTTGGCAGCTGAAATGGGAACCCATGTCAAGCAGCTGGGAGAAACGATAGAACGCGatcaaaaggaacttgaagaagaggagcgCGAACAGAAGAAGCATATCACCATGGACGATCTTCATGATGGGTTCGAGAGCAAG TATGTTCCTCCTATACCCGCTCCAGCGCCCTTGGCTCCAGTGAAACCTGAAAAAGCtaagggaaagaaaaaggaaacaaCCACTACAATCGAGGTCCTGAACCCCAAGGCAGGGGAATCTTCGACAAGCGCTCCAGCTCAAGAAGAAACATCTGAcaacgaagacgaagaaggtCTTCCTGAATTGACACCATCCCTCGAGGCATTCTCCAAGATCGCTGTTGGTGACTATGAGAAATCGTTTGAATTCATTCAGAAGCATCGCGATGTCTACGTACCAGGGGCAGCGGATGCCCTGCTTGTTGCCGCCTTCACGGCGCAGGGCGATGGCAAGACCAAGTACGCACGGCAATGCGTACACCAGAGTCTCCTCATCCAATACTGCGAGAAACTTGGCCGTGATGGAGTCGGCCTCTTTTTCAAGAA GATGGTGTCTGGCGACAAACGCGCCCTCAAAGTGTTCGTCGACGATTTTGAGAAGACCTACGAACATCTTGCCAATCGCGTCAAGGTCACCAAGGAAGAACAAAACCAAGCCCGCGAGCAAATCCAGCTGGTCGCTGAAAACCCCGATACGATCATCTCATTCAACGTCCCTGAAGGCCCTCCCCCCGAAACACTTGTTCTGGAAGGCCCTGGTACAGAGGGAATGGACGTTGAGGAAGTTCGAAAGGCGCTGCAGTTCCGCTGGGATGTATTTGAAAGTTTCGCCCCTGAGATGAAAGAGGCGTTGAAGTCGAACAAGCTGGAGGCTGTTAACAAAGTGCTTGGAGAGATGGATGTTGCGGAGGCTGAGGCTCTTGTGGGAAGCCTGGATATGGCCGGAATCTTGAACTTCGCTGAGGGTGGTATTCGTGATGAAACAGGTCAATGA
- a CDS encoding Malic acid transport protein, with protein sequence MASTQSTSDSATLDETPLFSDPERSRRVGVFGRRIHGWSWQSFPIGMGTSAVYLVFSGIKDRPIALHRIEVGFFFMNMALFILNTLTLILQAILYPKRAWRSFTDPVASIFVPLIVLSFATIVIGTVNYAVPLGHVSLNFTYALFWLYVAFSLITSFVMLMIWFNHSHELTAFTPGYAFLIFPLMLTGVVAASVLTVLDLDDRRCLGVLLTGYFFQGLGFFMTFFYICIYIIRLIMTGFLEGHQANSAFIVCGPPGFTALALINLGKEAQFLLPHNNLVSSGAGDIWYASSVLCSVLLFGLAVFFFIFGALPYGFKVYKRLGLKDILSCWAVTFPNVGWIATLRLLGDIFDIAGFHTLHKVLAIALLAVWTLLFILTITAFVTGRIFISTEQDVMKDKQRLRRRSRSETSARLNSQEKPNNSAV encoded by the exons ATGGCTTCAACGCAGTCTACATCCGATTCGGCGACTCTCGATGAAACCCCACTCTTTTCGGATCCAGAGCGATCTCGTCGTGTTGGGGTGTTCGGACGTCGAATTCATGGTTGGTCCTGGCAATCG TTTCCTATAGGCATGGGAACTAGTGCCGTATACCTAGTTTTTTCCGGAATCAAGGACCGTCCCATAGCCCTACATCGCATTGAAGTCGGATTCTTCTTCATGAATATGGCATTGTTCATTTTGAATACGCTCACATTGATCCTTCAAGCAATTC TTTATCCTAAGAGGGCTTGGCGTTCATTCACAGACCCAGTCGCCAGTATTTTCGTTCCCTTGATT GTACTGTCCTTCGCGACGATTGTCATTGGTACCGTCAATTATGCAGTGCCATTGGGTCATGTCAGCTTAAACTTCACATACGCATTGTTTTG GCTTTATGTCGCATTTTCCCTTATAACATCCTTTGTaatgctgatgatatggttCAACCATTCTCATGAACTTACGGCGTTCACTCCGGGATATGCATTTCTG ATATTTCCTCTCATGCTAACAGGCGTAGTCGCTGCCTCAGTACTTACCGTTCTGGATCTTGATGACCGCAGATGTCTCGGCGTCCTTCTTACTGGCTACTTTTTTCAAG GCCTTGGCTTTTTCATGACCTTCTTTTATATCTGCATTTACATCATTCGACTCATAATG ACTGGCTTTCTCGAAGGACACCAAGCAAATTCTGCCTTCATTGTTTGTGGCCCACCTGGGTTTACCGCTCTGGCTTTAATCAATCTTGGAAAAGAAGCACAGTTTTT ATTACCGCACAATAACTTGGTTTCTTCCGGCGCTGGAGACATTTGGTATGCATCCAGCGTACTTTGCAGCGTCTTATTATTCGGACTTGCTGTGTTTTTCTTCATATTTGGTGCCCTTCCGTACGGCTTTAAGGTATATAAACGCCTTGGCCTTAAAGACATCCTGAGCTGTTGGGCCGTCACTTTCCCGAACG TCGGTTGGATTGCCACACTGCGCTTATTGGGAGATATCTTCGATATCGCTGGCTTTCACACTCTGCACAAAGTACTAGCCATTGCGCTGCTAGCCGTGTGGACGCTTCTGTTCATCCTGACCATCACTGCTTTCGTGACAGGCCGGATTTTTATATCTACAGAACAAGATGTCATGAAAGACAAACAACGCTTGAGGCGACGATCGCGAAGTGAAACCTCAGCGAGATTAAATAGTCAGGAAAAACCTAATAACAGTGCAGTATGA
- a CDS encoding Hit family protein 1: MQSARLSSYLPNLDLFVIFAHILSSGTCTMATKSLASCLFCKIIEGKIPSFKLLETETSFAFLDIGPLSKGHALVIPKYHAEKMHELPDEYLQDVLPIAKKIALAQGAADYNILQNNGRLAHQEVPHVHFHVIPKPDEVEGLGIGWPAKSVPKPELEKVFAELSAKLNAPQS, encoded by the exons ATGCAATCAGCTAGACTGTCATCCTATCTTCCCAACTTGGATCTGTTTGTAATCTTCGCTCATATCTTGTCAAGCGGAACTTGTACAATGGCCACGAA ATCTCTTGCCTCATGCCTCTTCTGCAAAATCATTGAAG GAAAGATCCCAAGCTTCAAGCTACTCGAGACCGAAACATC GTTCGCGTTCTTAGACATAGGCCCGCTCTCCAAGGGGCACGCCCTTGTAATCCCGAAAT ATCACGCTGAGAAAATGCATGAGCTCCCAGACGAATATCTTCAAGATGTCCTACCAATTGCCAAGAAGATCGCCCTCGCTCAAGGGGCCGCAGATTACAACATCCTTCAGAACAATGGCCGACTCGCTCATCAG GAGGTACCTCATGTTCATTTCCACGTTATCCCAAAGCCGGACGAAGTTGAAGGACTGGGTATTGGATGGCCTGCTAAGTCTGTCCCCAAGCCGGAATTAGAGAAGGTCTTCGCAGAACTTTCCGCCAAGTTGAATGCCCCTCAATCTTGA
- a CDS encoding Ribosomal protein arginine N-methyltransferase rmt3, with protein MSLHLPPPACVADIVNDSDSDSVSSSDSEDENDQTWDDWVSDSNEQQETKSLFDETVLPSVERALAYDSETHHFNLDDFCKNLSLDFHGRVRLINYIRKTKASPSEALKLEGKEPWFQSDEYLVPVVENDPLIQAYALDWSDSDDDADKDPMKMDPNQKVKLLEKKLALARQSLLDYRALIAEKLNISKQVTNVEDLSSKLEAIPKTRDDDTHYFESYGSNELYASTYADIHAIMINDKVRTSTYAHFILTNPSLFRDAIVLDVGCGTGILSMFAARAGAKRVIAVDASDIALKAEKNVIANGFQDVITVIRGKVESISLPEGIDKVDIIISEWMGYALLYESMLDSVLVARDRFLKPEGVMAPSQCKMEFGLCDASEIHKERIGFWDDVYGFDMSAMATDLYDEAIVDVVGPETLMSEPYTIKDLNIGTITSRELDFTSTFSLTSTAQRRTKINSFILYFDTFFTAHGGPVPPDTQVKLVKEGEPVLAELWPVGGKSALQRRQSMGKEKEKITSFSTGPLSVPTHWKQTIFMLREPITVTEGSIVIGTFMCKKSTTNSREMDVEIHYSVKQDAQSSPGPTTVQMYKVR; from the exons ATGAGCCTCCATCTACCTCCCCCAGCCTGTGTTGCTGATATTGTTAACGACTCAGACTCAGACTCGGTATCATCATCCGACAGCGAGGATGAGAATGATCAGACTTGGGACGACTGGGTATCCGATTCAAACGAACAGCAAGAGACCAAGTCTCTGTTCGACGAAACTGTTTTGCCATCAGTAGAACGCGCTTTGGCTTATGATAGTGAAACTCATCATTTCAACTTGGATGATTTCTGCAAAAATCTAT CGCTGGATTTTCATGGGCGCGTTCGTCTCATCAACTATATCCGGAAAACT AAAGCGAGTCCATCCGAGGCTCTAAAATTAGAAGGAAAAGAGCCCTGGTTCCAGTCTGATGAGTATCTAGTGCCCGTCGTGGAAAACGACCCTCTCATAC AGGCATATGCTCTTGACTGGTCAGactccgacgacgacgcggatAAGGATCCAATGAAGATGGACCCCAATCAAAAGGTCAAACTCCTTGAAAAAAAACTTGCTCTCGCTCGACAAAGCCTTTTGGATTATCGTGCCTTGATAGCTGAAAAGCTTAATATTTCAAAACAAGTTACAAACGTTGAAGACTTGTCTTCCAAATTAGAAGCAATCCCCAAAACTCGTGATGATGATACCCATTACTTTGAAAGCTATGGTTCAAATG AACTTTACGCCTCCACGTATGCAGATATCCACGCAATTATGATTAACGATAAAGTTAGGACGTCAACATATGCTCATTTCATTTTGACGAATCCAAGCCTGTTCCGGGATGCAATTGTCCTCGATGTTGGCTGCGGCACGGGCATCCTATCTATGTTTGCCGCGAGAGCGGGAGCGAAACGGGTCATTGCTGTAGATGCCAGCGACATTGCTctcaaagcagaaaaaaacgTTATAGCCAATGGGTTCCAGGATGTAATCACCGTCATCCGAGGAAAGGTCGAATCCATTTCTCTCCCTGAAGGCATTGATAAAGTTGATATCATTATTTCTGAGTGGATGGGATATGCTTTGCTATACGAGTCAATGTTGGACTCTGTTCTTGTGGCCCGTGATCGCTTTTTGAAACCGGAAGGTGTCATGGCTCCAAGCCAGTGTAAGATGGAGTTTGGTCTTTGTGATGCGAGCGAAATACACAAAGAACGGATAGGGTTCTGGGACGACGTCTATG GATTTGACATGTCGGCGATGGCCACTGACTTGTACGACGAAGCTATTGTCGACGTTGTTGGTCCTGAAACCCTCATGAGTGAACCATATACCATTAAG GACCTCAACATCGGTACAATTACCTCTCGAGAACTTGATTTTACCTCAACATTCTCCTTAACCTCCACTGCGCAGAGGCGTACCAAGATAAACTCTTTTATCCTCTACTTTGACACCTTTTTCACTGCACATGGTGGGCCAGTTCCACCTGACACCCAGGTGAAACTTGTCAAGGAGGGTGAGCCTGTTTTAGCAGAGTTGTGGCCAGTAGGCGGGAAATCGGCTCTTCAGAGACGTCAGAGCATGGgtaaagagaaggaaaaaatTACTAGCTTCAGCACGGGCCCCCTCAGTGTGCCAACTCATTGGAAGCAAACTATCTTCATGCTTCGAGAACCAATCACAGTGACCGAGG GTTCGATTGTTATCGGAACTTTCATGTGCAAGAAGAGCACGACTAATTCGAGGGAGATGGACGTCGAAATCCATTATTCAGTTAAACAGGATGCACAATCCTCCCCTGGCCCTACAACAGTACAGATGTACAAGGTTCGATGA
- a CDS encoding 2-oxoglutarate-Fe(II) type oxidoreductase hxnY has protein sequence MSLINAADTLDPHFQTVPIIDLTDIRSNDIVKRRNLANEIRDACIQVGFFYVKNHGIPDVVIHDALEMAKKFFDLPIDTKMEIENRKTPNFKGYSPLLSGNNDPYGAGDMQEGFEFGWEAFNNDEADKDSDTDGVMHGANIWPSETDVPGFRARVMHYYHEAVKLGKMLFPLFAMALDLPDTFFDDKTQHSAALMKLLHYPPQTGPVDDRVIGIGAHTDWECFTILWQEHGIQALQVLNSEKKWVDAPPIPGTLVINLGDQFARWTNDIFKSTVHRAINRSGVRRYSIPLFFGTDYNVKLEPMPSCVSIDRPPKYEVITAGEYVKARLQATYNH, from the exons ATGTCCTTAATCAATGCTGCTGATACCCTCGATCCGCACTTTCAGACTGTCCCCATTAT CGATCTAACGGATATCCGAAGCAACGATATAGTAAAACGCAGAAACTTGGCAAACGAAATTCGAGATGCCTGCATACAGGTTGGGTTCTTCTATG TGAAAAACCATGGGATACCCGACGTCGTGATACATGATGCCCTTGAAATGGCAAAGAAGTTCTTTGACCTTCCAATAGACACCAAAATGGAG ATTGAGAACCGCAAAACTCCCAACTTCAAGGGATATTCACCATTACTCAGTGGGAACAACGATCCATATGGTGCAGGAGACATGCAAGAAGGCTTTGAATTCGGCTGGGAGGCTTTCAACAACGACGAAGCCGATAAAGATAGCGACACTGATGGTGTCATGCATGGGGCAAACATCTGGCCATCTGAGACTGACGTTCCAGGATTCCGTGCAAGAGTAATGCACTACTA TCATGAAGCAGTAAAACTTGGCAAAATGCTGTTTCCGTTGTTTGCAATGGCTCTCGACCTGCCCGATACTTTCTTTGATGACAAG ACACAACATTCAGCGGCTCTGATGAAGCTTTTACACTATCCTCCTCAGACAGGGCCTGTAGATGATCGCGTTATTGGTATTGGAGCGCACACCGA TTGGGAG TGCTTTACAATCCTCTGGCAAGAACATGGTATCCAGGCCCTGCAAGTCCTTAATTCTGAGAAGAAATGGGTCGATGCGCCTCCAATACCAGGCACTCTCGTAATCAA CCTTGGTGATCAATTTGCGCGCTGGACGA ACGACATTTTTAAATCAACCGTACATCGTGCTATCAATCGAAGCGGTGTTCGTCGATACTCGATCCCATTATTTTTTGGCACTGATTATAACGTCAAACTCGAG CCTATGCCAAGTTGTGTATCAATCGACAGGCCTCCGAAATATGAAGTCATCACTGCAGGAGAATACGTCAAGGCACGCTTACAAGCCACATACAACCACTAA
- a CDS encoding putative importin (putative importin c550.11) — protein MDLQVLSQLFATTYNPDPNVRKAAELEIRKIGNQDGMISSILRIIAADNIDLATRQACAVWLKNRIHNSYSIEVSRRPDVVVIGPSEREALRINILPLLAASPSRSISLQLANTLKSVVAHDFPANWPGLVREIKQLLVSSNVREVHAGCIATLEAVRAFRFRQKHDALPVIVEELFPTLVSIATQMMQQPPSAAQDIPTMLHLILKAYRTTIVINLSAHQQSATSLVPWGQLLFSVVNLRLPKDAVPEDIEEREKCEWWKAKKWAYAVLGRLFHRYGNPSQMPSTLQVDYIEFAKHFIVAFAPEILKIYFQQVELYVSNQEWLSSKCQYQIFQFFTECVKPKSTWVQLKPHFDSLVSNFVFPQLSFNEQRRSLWESDPVDYVRVSVDEYETFTTPVAAATTFLLALAGNRTKATFLPILGFINSILRVHGPPEQRFGALNMTAALGRQIMKHPEVKNNMEQFMLQFVSPELESPEPYLRAIALEILGTVTKQGLVWSSEETLNKHFQAVFRALDDNEFPVKVQAALALTEMIIAHESVRVAVAPQVGKVIQDLLKMSDETDLDILNNSMEVMVDQFQNELLPVAAMLTARLCESYMRLARESAVHDHLEDNADLDTLLSDVDDDKTFAAMGVAKTISTIISSIDSSPEILSQIQEIVIPIIVFTLENRLLDLFDNMYELVDSLTYKLRSISPSMWPVFELTYRLFKHEAVDFLEEMLPSLDNFLSYGADVIKARPEYKQMMVDIYTTSITNEQLGENDRVNGSKLAESLLLNLRGGADDYLQPIIATALSLLDKTETPALRLANLEVLINAVLYNPSAALHLMEAYKPGMARLFFDRWFVAINTDNRLPRVHDKKLSLLALCALMEMPPDSVPETVRDGWPGIVGGALKIFKTLPKAIEDRKRLETLLQEESDEEDDNEELALNLEGDDEDVWDEDSAYMEMLAREGARLREKSENESNLEEEDEDEDDEDEDEIDEELGYISPLENINPYVSFKQALTTFQMQNSPSYQAATTVLDIEQQTLLMEVMRIAEQEQTPSS, from the exons ATGGACCTCCAGGTTCTATCACAACTCTTCGCTACGACATACAACCCCGATCCCAATGTTCGCAAAGCTGCTGAGCTCGAGATTCGCAAG ATTGGAAACCAAGATGGCATGATTTCGTCCATTCTCAGAATCATAGCAGCTGATAACATCGATCT TGCCACACGCCAAGCATGCGCCGTATGGCTTAAAAACCGGATTCATAATTCATACTCTATTGAAGTTTCGCGTAGACCAGATGTTGTCGTGATCGGCCCTAGTGAACGCGAGGCCCTTCGCATCAAtatcctccctctcctcgcTGCCTCACCCTCACGAAGTATCTCACTTCAGTTGGCAAATACCCTCAAATCTGTTGTAGCACATGATTTTCCCGCCAACTGGCCTGGCCTTGTCCGCGAAATTAAACAGCTGCTTGTCAGCTCAAATGTCAGGGAGGTTCATGCCGGATGCATTGCTACTTTGGAAGCTGTTAGAGCGTTCCGATTCAGACAAAAGCATGATGCTTTGCCAGTGATTGTGGAGGAATTGTTCCCCACACTTGTTAGCATTGCTACTCAAATGATGCAACAACCACCGAGTGCCGCTCAGGACATCCCAACAATGCTCCATCTCATACTCAAAGCCTATCGCACCACAATCGTTATCAACCTCAGTGCCCATCAGCAAAGTGCAACCAGTCTTGTACCCTGGGGACAACTTCTCTTTTCAGTTGTGAATTTAAGATTGCCCAAGGACGCCGTACCCGAGGATAtcgaagaaagagagaagtgTGAATGGTGGAAAGCCAAAAAATGGGCATACGCTGTTTTGGGCAGGCTTTTCCACAG ATATGGAAATCCTTCACAAATGCCATCTACCCTCCAAGTTGACTACATCGAATTCGCAAAGCACTTCATTGTCGCTTTTGCTCCTGAAATTCTTAAAATATACTTCCAACAAGTGGAATTATACGTCTCAAATCAAGAATGGCTTTCGAGCAAATGCCAATACCAAATCTTCCAGTTTTTCACAGAATG CGTCAAGCCAAAATCCACATGGGTTCAACTCAAGCCTCACTTTGACAGCCTAGTGTCGAACTTCGTCTTCCCTCAGCTTTCTTTCAATGAGCAGAGACGTTCGCTATGGGAGAGCGACCCCGTCGATTATGTTCGCGTTTCAGTAG ATGAATATGAGACATTCACGACCCCTGTTGCAGCAGCTACCACTTTCCTTCTTGCACTCGCTGGAAATAGGACCAAGGCCACTTTTTTGCCTATCCTCGGATTCATCAATTCCATTCTTCGTGTCCACGGTCCTCCCGAACAAAGGTTCGGTGCCCTCAACATGACCGCCGCTTTGGGTCGCCAGATTATGAAGCATCCTGAAGTGAAGAATAATATGGAACAATTCATGCTACAATTCGTCAGCCCTGAATTAGAAAGCCCTGAGCCATACCTGAGAGCTATT GCTCTCGAAATATTAGGAACCGTAACGAAACAGGGGCTTGTTTGGTCCTCTGAGGAAACCTTGAACAAACATTTCCAGGCTGTTTTCCGCGCGCTTGATGATAATGAATTCCCCGTCAAGGTTCAAGCCGCTCTGGCTCTAACTGAAATGATCATCGCCCATGAGTCTG TTCGGGTCGCTGTCGCACCCCAGGTCGGCAAAGTCATCCAAG ATCTTCTCAAAATGTCCGATGAGACCGACTTGGACATCCTCAACAACAGCATGGAGGTCATGGTTGACCAATTCCAAAACGAGCTTCTTCCTGTTGCAGCCATGCTCACCGCTCGCCTC TGTGAATCTTACATGAGACTTGCCAGAGAAAGCGCAGTTCATGATCACCTTGAAGACAATGCCGATCTCGACACTCTCCTTTCTGATGTGGATGATGACAAGACCTTTGCGGCTATGGGTGTTGCCAAAACCATCAGCACC ATCATTTCCTCTATCGATAGTTCGCCTGAAATTCTTTCTCAGATCCAGGAAATTGTGATTCCTATCATTGTGTTCACCCTCGAGAACAGGCTTCTTG ACTTGTTCGACAACATGTATGAGCTGGTCGACAGTTTGACCTACAAACTTCGATCCATCTCACCATCTATGTGGCCTGTGTTCGAGTTAACATATAGACTATTCAAACATGAAGCAGTCGATTTCCTCGAGG AAATGTTGCCTTCTCTCGACAACTTCCTTTCGTATGGCGCTGATGTCATCAAGGCCCGCCCTGAGTATAAGCAGATGATGGTTGACATCTATACTACCTCCATCACGAATGAACAACTTGGAGAAAACGACCGCGTCAACGGTTCCAAACTCGCCGAATCTTTGTTGCTCAATCTGCGTGGGGGCGCCGACGAC TACCTCCAACCAATTATTGCCactgctctctctctcttggATAAAACAGAGACCCCTGCACTCCGTCTTGCTAATCTTGAAGTTCTGATCAACGCAGTTCTCTACAACCCTTCTGCAGCCCTGCACCTTATGGAAGCATACAAACCAGGAATGGCGCGTCTTTTCTTCGATCGGTGGTTTGTTGCCATCAATACCGATAACCGTCTCCCTCGCGTTCATGACAAGAAATTGAGTCTTTTGGCACTTTGCGCTCTTATGGAGATGCCCCCTGACTCCGTGCCTGAAACTGTGCGTGATGGATGGCCGGGCATCGTTGGTGGCGCTTTAAAGATCTTTAAGACTTTGCCAAAAGCAATCGAAG ATCGCAAGAGGCTTGAAACTCTTCTCCAAGAGGAAtctgatgaggaggatgacaaTGAAGAATTAGCTTTGAACTTGGAAGGCGACGATG AGGATGTGTGGGATGAAGACTCCGCTTACATGGAAATGCTTGCACGAGAG GGTGCCCGACTTCGAGAAAAATCAGAAAATGAATCTAatctggaagaagaggacgaagacgaagacgatgaggatgaggacgaaaTTGACGAGGAGCTAGGCTATATTAGTCCTTTGGAAAACATCAACCCATATGTATCATTCAAGCAAGCTCTGACCA CTTTCCAAATGCAAAACTCCCCGAGCTATCAAGCGGCCACTACAGTTCTTGACATTGAGCAACAGACTTTGCTTATGGAAGTCATGCGAATAGCCGAGCAGGAACAGACCCCTTCATCCTAA
- a CDS encoding Actin-like protein ARP6: MPPPVIVLDNGASTIKVGLGPEPRIISNAVVRSKGDKMSYFGHEIARCEDYSSLHYRLPFEKGYLVDWDAQKAIWDGIFSDEVLGVDTTQSSLLITEPYFNLPNIQDIYDQLIFEEYEFSSYYRCSPASLIPYGQLFSQPGLPPPDCMIVVDSGFSFTHVIPMIDGKIVWNVVKRLDVGGKLLTNHLKELVSFRQWNMMDETYIMNHVKESCCFVSTNFQQDTETCRIDPKRNPIVQEYVLPDLSTNRKGRIRQPDDIITETDQILVMNNERFTVPELLFRPDDIGLDQAGLSSTIAHSISLLPTDLQGMFWANIGLIGGNTKFSGFRDRLLSELRSLAPVECEVVIYECEDPITEVYKSAYNFAMDDGFLSHVVTRAEYAESGSSASRRKFRDWRPQESEKEKVREAVPSKLKGKQQQHREDDRSQAPSKPTKTRSTRAGAGTGSASTAPRKR, translated from the exons ATGCCACCGCCCGTGATCGTCCTCGACAACGGCGCCTCTACAATCAAGGTAGGCCTCGGTCCTGAACCAAG AATCATTTCAAATGCAGTCGTGCGGTCCAAGGGAGACAAGATGTCGTATTTTGGGCACGAGATAGCACGTTGCGAGGATTATTCATCTTTGCACTATCGTCTCCCTTTCGAGAAG GGCTATCTCGTTGACTGGGATGCCCAAAAGGCCATATGGGATGGCATATTTTCAGACGAAGTCTTAGGG GTCGATACTACCCAATCGTCTCTGCTGATCACGGAACCTTACTTCAATTTGCCCAATATACAAGACATCTATGATCAGCTGATATTTGAAGAATACGAGTTCAGTTCGTATTATCGATGCTCTC CTGCATCATTGATTCCATATGGGCAGCTCTTCTCTCAGCCAGGACTTCCGCCTCCTGATTGCATGATCGTTGTCGATTCAGGATTTAGCTTCACGCATGTTATCCCTATGATCGACGGTAAAATTGTCTGGAATGTGGTCAAGAG GCTTGACGTCGGCGGGAAGCTACTGACTAACCATCTGAAAGAACTAGTCTCCTTTCGTCAGTGGAACATGATGGACGAGACCTATATCATGAATCACGTTAAAGAGTCTTGCTGTTTTGTGTCCACTAATTTCCAACAGGATACAGAAACATGTCG AATAGATCCGAAGCGCAACCCAATCGTTCAAGAATACGTCCTTCCTGACTTGTCGACGAATCGGAAAGGACGAATTCGCCAACCGGACGACATTATCACCGAAACCGATCAAATTCTGGTCATGAACAATGAACGCTTTACAGTACCCGAGCTTTTATTTCGTCCTGATGATATAG GATTAGACCAGGCGGGACTGTCTTCTACGATCGCCCATTCGATATCACTTCTTCCCACTGATTTGCAGGGCATGTTTTGGGCTAATATTGGTCTAATAGGGGGGAATACGAAGTTCTCTGGGTTTCGCGACCGACT TTTGTCTGAACTGCGAAGCTTAGCACCGGTCGAATGCGAGGTGGTCATATACGAATGCGAGGA CCCCATCACGGAAGTTTATAAATCGGCATACAACTTCGCCATGGATGACGGCTTCCTCAGCCATGTAGTCACAAGGGCAGAATATGCAGAAAGTGGAAGCAGCGCTTCTCGTCGGAAATTCCGGGATTGGAGACCCCAGGAAtccgagaaggagaaggtaCGGGAAGCGGTACCATCGAAACTGAAAGGGaaacagcagcaacatcGAGAGGACGATCGCTCCCAGGCGCCCAGCAAACCTACTAAGACACGAAGCACTAGAGCTGGCGCGGGAACAGGCAGCGCATCGACGGCCCCACGCAAACGGTGA